The following is a genomic window from Malus sylvestris chromosome 7, drMalSylv7.2, whole genome shotgun sequence.
gtaagaaacctttcgatttcacgttgaaaactcaagGTCCGAATTGAGCACTGTTCACAAACTTTGTAATGGttggtttttaggacaatccaagctcacagtgagctctAGGAGGTTCccacgaagctcggggacgttcgtttgaaggttttggacgtcgggatcacaagGTTCGAAGGTGGCAGGTTTTGGTAGAAATTTCCCGACGTGATTTCGAAGGATTCGGAAGTTTTAAAAGGTATAGCCTTCTTCCTCTCTAAATTTGagaagttttggtgaaaatttcatggaaaacGGTGTAGAAATGAGGGAGAAAAGGGCATTTACAGGTTTGCCCAGTTTTCCGGCGCCGGCGAGATTTTCCGGCGTCTGGAGGTAGGGGatgacgcgcgtgggggcgcgtagcaCCGTGCCTCTCCCGTCGCGTGGGGGCGTGTGCGGCGTTGAAAAATAATTCTCAAAAtatctcgacgtccgtgacgtcgagtaggtcactgtggtatattcatatacccaaattgagcatcgtatgagaagttattacgtattgttggttatgtgctttaaaataacgtttttatagttgtctcgcatataggtgatacctatcccgaggacgagcgcattcaagggcgtcacgggggttacgacccttcgacataccaatgagtgggcagttattttctgtatatacctatatactactgatttttcctagaaattgaattgaaatgaaagtatgttttaaaatgccatgcatacatattatatgaaatttatgaattagtacttgatgcatatatgtgaaatggtgatgtggacgcacatgtgagtatcaggtgagttttatgttgttcatgtgatttattgatgatgtgaattgtgttaaGAGCTCATAACATGCActcatggtgttagtgcttatattattcacctcgcaccacacgctcaccttggatccaagtaggtgcatgtcgtacagaccactggaggtggttccgacatgtcatacagaccattagaggtggttccgacttgtaggtgactttagattgttatacagctgttgatgagagaagcattAGAGtatattcttacaccattcttgtcgtacagactacttcaaatagttccgacttgtgtgcagagtagtgtcgtacatgtcacagttggtgactccggctggattggatattgagctatagaattagcCGTACAGGACAACTGCAGAGTCTCCGgctgattccttatttcacctgttatgttgatgcatccttattatgttttgaagcatagcatggcatattttcctgaaaagtgttaaagacttgTGATTTGAGTTAATTGCTgttatatggttatatatatactatttttcggggaaagtatacaggttttacagcgaggggttagaagtgttattaaatgaaatattttcgaaaagctttgttttactgacccactcaatcttgtttgcgcccctccaggttctagttagcagtgttggtggctcacgaggattcccacggcgttctgacagactacttaaatgtaggactcaccttcgggtgttgtaatttagtaatggtcctacttgactacacttcgtacttatgctctgattatgtgtgtttcacacttaaactcactctagcatgttatttggatattattgctagtagttggtttttattccttcgtatttctgtTACATTTTTGCTTtcgcgtcgcacttttggttacgtcacgcccacgtgacggccagcacgccctgattttagggtcggggtgtgtcagtattCATCTACTTTCAACTAAAGCTTTGTTTCCTATTGATTTTCTcctcttaattttttatttgaaattgtAATGATATCCTAAAAGACAAATACTTGTATCTGGCGAGTATGGTATCCACTGAAGCATCGAATACGAGATACGCGTGCTCCATAAATGAATGATGACGTGTAATTCAAGGTACCTGTgaagataaaaatgaatgatttttcattttgagtAGATTATAAGAGATTAGACATGAAGAAAACATATTCTTCGTAATCTACCATTTTGTGGGGATTTGAAGGGATAAGTTTACTTCACGAGCAATACCCCTATTTTTTACTTTCAGTTTGAACAAAGAATTTTAATGTCCTCAGCTATCCAATCCAATCTTAGACACTAAACGAGCGCTTAAAGAAGAGGAATTTCGATGGCTCCAGTAACCAAACTATCAATTGTGATGCCCATAGAAAATCAGAAGTACTTAATGggaaaattacaaaatcaaatcaaatcaaatacaCCACTGAATCAGATCCCAAATAAGGCTTTTCTTATTGTTCGGGCAGGAATTTCCGCTGGAGATGCTCCctggccaacgagcacacagctccccgagagatTGGCGCCGTTTGATTTCGTCTAtcgggcttctgcttattgGCAGGCTGTaagagaatgacagagttaaTTCTGAGAGGTGCCTTCgtgaggccttaggtataggcattgaggctcacaatcaaaactaactaagtgttCAGGCGTACCACTgtcatcttcagcatggcagatgtaaaacaaGTGTTTAGGTTAATTGCTTATGCCCGTGGGACCAAGTCAGTTATGAGAGGTGCCTTTATGAGGCCTTAGGTATAAGCCTTGATGCTCACAATCAAAACCGACCAAGTACTCTGGCATATAGCTGGTGTTTCATTGTTGCGAATGTATTACAACTGTGTTTACTTTAATCACCCCAGCCCGAAGAACAGAACTAAACctgataggtgcctttgtggggccttaagtATAGGCCTTGCGGCTCACCATCAGAACTAATTCCATATTCGAGCGTTCTATAACGATCATAGTATAACAGATGTAAAACTAAGAAAtgggtcgattacttgcgccctaaGTAACTCGGACTTCTCGTTATCaaagattgtcgtggatgggttaagtccacattaagttcttttttatgccttgagaccaaggacttttggtTGATCAATCTTATATGCTTGAAAGGTTGGAACTTAGATCTGATCAAGCTATGAGCTCGAACCTTGACTTATCTTTTGTAATGGTTAAAACCACTAAACAGACCAGATCCGAGAACCAAGAGATCTTTTAATCACAAACtgactagaaataacttggatatatATTGAAGGATACATCATACTACTAGATCTATGAATTAACAgacaaaacaaagagggtcgggcaaggttgatCGTCTTGCAGCTTCATCTCTTTGTGATTACAAAGTGTTTGGGTGCTGGAAGGGGAAGATTGGCAAATGAGTTTGTaggagggaatcgatactacaacaagatttAGACAAGGTAGCAAAGCTTTTACATAGACAAAGGTTGTCGGTTTTACGAGGAGCTTAAAGATGAAAAGAGTGTAGAATCTGGACAAAGCACAGTTTTATGGGTTTCTTGGCTTGACTGAGATAGACAAGTTGTAagattgtttgtttgattgattgagtgtcttcatctttgatttctctttcttcttttatagacaattTGGCTCGGTTGCCTGTAACTTTGCTCTAGCTTGAATGTGactgaagggtagtgactcacCAGTTTTTTACTTGTACcgccattgtaaagtacttttgggctgattagctagCTGATCTACACCACTTGTCCTttgagtaggtgagcaagtggtttAAGTGGTTTAAGTGGTCTGCACCTAGCAAGTGGTTTCAAGCACAAAAACTTCTCCAGTTTCATTCGTCAGGTCATACATACGTAAGCTCTTCGCCTCTTAATATTTTGATTTAGGCAAATTGTTAAgttcttgaaaaaaaatgaaagcatTGTTCATTTTTGTCCCAAATTGGTTCAGGTATTTCTCCATTTCTCTTTTAATTTCTTACTTTTTGATTCAAgcgtttaattttttattaattaaattacaaataaGTATTATTGACCTTCGTTTGCTACCAATCAATCAAGTGAGAGATGAGttgtttgaatgtttgattttaCTTGAATCAGAGTCTCcaaggaggagaaagagaaggatccgaatgatttagggtttaggtgttAGTGTGGGAGCAGGCGTATTGATGACTGTAATCAAGGTATCACTTAAGCTCCAATTGTGACTGGTAAATTTTGAATGGCTGCTGGTTACTGTTAAAATCCCAAATGTAGGCAATCCCACATTCCAATTTGTTGTGTGAAGACACACGGACCACAATTGCTTCCTCTCAGCACAATTAGTTTCCACGATTACTCTTAAACCCTAATTATCTCTCCTATCTCTAAAATCCATTTTTCAATTTCTGAATAGGGTAAATGGATATTGTTTCTTTGTGCATGTATTACTCGGAGAAGTTTGAAGGGCCCTGGGACAAGGAGGATTGCATTTCAGAATAGCAGAAATACAAGGCCACCCTCTCTTTGCGTATCCTATCTTACCCTTCTCCTAAATTTTTATCAAACTATAGGATTTATtttgctgatttttttttttttgggatttgaGTTTTTAGCTTctgattatttttattttttgaagtggtattacttttcctttgattttgggCTTTGCAGGGAGTGCTAATATActgaatttttgggatttttgatcTTTGCATGATTTTTGGTCTTTGAAATGTGTATGTGCTGTTTTTAACGTTTTGGTTCTCACCTATTTCGTTCTTTGATTTCTGTTGTCTGCTTCCTTTTAGGTTGCTTCGTGATTTTCATTTTCCATTGTTGGCTTATGGAATTTGTAAAAATGGTTGTAGTTTTGTGACCAAATCCCAGTAAGAGTGTGCCGAAACACAGATTATCATGCAGTGAACATACATTGAATTtgaataaaatttaatatataagcGAAGGCATATGTAGTGAACAGACATTGAATTTAAAATTGATAGGGTAGTTAAGCTTCTGCCTTAGTTATTCTTTGTCACTCACTTTTGGAATTTAATTCATTGATTTCAAAGTCACTCGTACTCTGTCTTACTCTATTCACTCATTTTTAGTATGcaccattgaattttttttgtcatataTTATTCACTCATTTTACTCTATTCACTCATCTACTACACTAATGTTGAGATTTGGGTACTTTTTGGATTGCTCATTAATATTTTAGCTGCCCTTGGCtggtacaaatatatatataagaagttTATCCTTTTATCAACTTTTACTCAGGTCAAATTTAGGATCCATTTGTACTCATGCGCCATTGGGGTAAAAGTGCATGTGCTTTGTTTTCTGTTGTATTTTTTCATCTAGGGGATAACGTTTTGTTGTTTGTTGGAATGAATATTAAAACACATCCACACCCTATTTTGTCAAATTGTTCTAAAGTATCTCATGCTAGTTTTAGAATTCTCCCGACTTTCTAACTTAAATTTGTGCCAAGAGAACCCAACTAAAGTGGTTCGCTGCTCCATGTATGAAGtatttgtgaattatttgtaattttacgAAACGAAACGAATTTTTTTGTGTTGTAAGCATACATAATGAAATTTATGTTATAAATTTTTAGATAAGAAACAGATGTAAATTAGAATCATACTAATAGAGGTATGCTGTATGCATAAGTTCAGAATTAATCTTTAGTGTCATTGAAAAATATAcataaatttatatacataaatTTGATAGCACCATAAATTAGGGGTACTGTTATATTTAGTTCAGGCAATATGATGTCGTTCAGGTGTTTTTAACTAATATCTGCAGTTTTCAATTCATCTAGGGTATTTGTGATTTGAAcaacactaaaaaaaattatgggttATAGGAACCGCGGGTTAAGAAATTGGGTCAAATTCAGGTTGAAGTTGTAAGATCATTTACATATTACAGAATGAATGATAAGATCTTTGGGGCTGAAAATTGGAGTAACTTCGTTCCTTTTGTTAAAAAGATGAGCACAAATGGGTGAAGCAGCCAAAAAACCCAACTTAAGTAGAAGTTTAGAAGTTTGTCACTTCCTGATATATTGACTGAAATAACAATAAGAAAATAATGTAGTTTTTGAAGATCGAAAACAACAATAAGAAAATGGATCCGAAAATATAGAGAACAAAGAACTAAGAATTCACTCCTCCAGAGTCCTTCAAATACTTGGCCTTGATTTTATTGAGTGCGACTACGGCATCTTTCATGTTAATCCTTTCTTTCGGCAATGCTGCAGTGCAAGCTAAAGCTAATCTCATAACAGATGATAAGCAATCCCTCCTGCTCACGAAATCACCATCTTCCTCCGTCCCAAGTATATCAGCATCCACAACTTCATCTATAGCAGCATTTAGAAATAATGAATCTGCAATCCATtgctttaaattcatttcccCAACAAACATCTCATTCGTTGGCTTCCTTTTTGTGAATGTCTCCATGAGTACAATACCAAAACTATACACATCCCCACTCGTCGAAACGCTTCCTTCCATCCCGAACTCTGCAAAATTTGTATGTGAATTTAGTTATGtatgataaaaagaaaattataactCCTAATAAAACAAcataaacaaaattgaaaaaatacatCACCTGGAGCCATGTATCCAACTGTGGCTAGGGTCATTGTTTCCGTCATCGAATCTCCACTGCCGATGAGTCTTGCAATGCCAAAATCAGCAACATGTGCAACCATATCATCATCTAATAGTATATTGCTTGGTTTCACGTCACAATGAACGATAGGTATCGAGTAACCTTGATGAAGATATTCTAGTGCCAATGCAACATCTTTCATTATGTCCAACCTCTGCAGGATAGTCATGGAGCGGTTTGGAGAATACAACCACTGTTCGAGGCTTCCATTAGGCATCAATTGAAGCACCAGGGCTTTGAAATCAAGTTCATCGCAATAACTTATGATTTTAATGAGATTTCGATGGCGGATATTGCTTAGCATTTCACATTCCTTCGCAAAACTCTTGAATGCCTCTTCTAGCTGTAAATTGAAAACCTTGAGGGCGATATCTATCCCGTTTGACAGTGTTCCTCTGTATACTGAGCCAAACCCCCCTGTGCCTAGTAAGTTACTCTCGTGAAGTCCATTTGTCGCCCTTACAAGTTCTAGGCGCGAAACTCTTCTCCAAAGAACTTGAGGTAGCAAGGCAGTTTCTCTTACAACTTCAACATTCCTTTTCCTGCAT
Proteins encoded in this region:
- the LOC126630348 gene encoding receptor kinase-like protein Xa21; the encoded protein is MDLSNNHFSGNIPGSIGGLQKIINLSLANNYLKGPIPGSFKTLLSLEFLDLSKNNLSGVIPKSLEALLYLKHLNLSFNKLQGEIPTGGHFGNFSDDSFVSNGALCGSSRLHVPLCKYRTKVEPNWRKAKYIISGVMSIILLAAAALILVLCRKRNVEVVRETALLPQVLWRRVSRLELVRATNGLHESNLLGTGGFGSVYRGTLSNGIDIALKVFNLQLEEAFKSFAKECEMLSNIRHRNLIKIISYCDELDFKALVLQLMPNGSLEQWLYSPNRSMTILQRLDIMKDVALALEYLHQGYSIPIVHCDVKPSNILLDDDMVAHVADFGIARLIGSGDSMTETMTLATVGYMAPEFGMEGSVSTSGDVYSFGIVLMETFTKRKPTNEMFVGEMNLKQWIADSLFLNAAIDEVVDADILGTEEDGDFVSRRDCLSSVMRLALACTAALPKERINMKDAVVALNKIKAKYLKDSGGVNS